Genomic window (Paenibacillus sp. PK3_47):
TGAATTTCCGATTGTCCTGTTCATTTGCTGGTTGGTTGTTATTGACAAAGGTGACGGAGGCTTTACATATCATGCAGCCGGGAGGTTTTAGTATTGGGTACTATGGAACGCAAGCAGCGGCTTGAAGGCCTGAGTGAGAAAATATTTCTGGACCGTTATGCCTGGAAAGATGCGGATACGAACAATGCCAAGGTAGGCGATGTGGTGCTGGTGCTTACGAAGGATGATCCGAAGTTTCCCACCAAGGAGGTCGGCGAGATTGTAGAGCGCAGCGGCCGGACCGTTACCGTGAAGACACGCAGCGGAGAGCTTGTACAATCAGATGTGGAGAAATTGACGCTTAACATAGAAAAAACACCTGAAGAGATGTGGGACCGGCTGGCGTCAGCCATGGCTTCTGTCGAGAAGACGCCTGAGCTTCAGGAAGAATGGACGGGCAGGTTCCGCTCGATTCTCGATGACTGGAAGCTTGTCCCGGGCGGACGGATCGCAGCCGGCGCAGGGGCAAGTGATGAGCTGACCCTGTTCAACTGCTATGTGATTCCTTCGCCAAAAGACAGCCGCGGCGGCATTATGCAGACGCTCTCCGAGATGACCGAAATTATGGCCCGCGGCGGCGGCGTGGGGATCAATCTGTCCTCCCTGCGTCCGCGCCGGGCGATCGTCAGAGGGGTGAACGGATCGTCGAGCGGTTCGGTATCCTGGGGCGGATTGTTCAGCTACACCACCGGACTTATTGAGCAGGGCGGCAGCCGCCGCGGGGCACTGATGCTGATGATCAACGACTGGCATCCGGATGTGCTCGATTTTATTACCGTGAAGCAGACGATGGGCCAAGTGACGAACGCCAATCTCTCGGTATGTGTCAGCAACGGCTTTATGAAGGCGGTAAAAGAAGATCTCGAGTGGGAGCTTGTCTTCCCGGATACGGCAGATCCTGAATATGATGAGCTGTGGGACGGGGATCTCGATAAATGGAAAGCGGGCGGACACGCCGTTATTCCTTACCGTACCGTCAGAGCGCGGGATGTATGGCATACCATTATTGAATCGGCCTGGAAGTCGGCTGAGCCGGGTGTCGTGTTCATGGAATACTATAACCAGATGTCCAACAGCTGGTATTTTAATCCGATCATTTGTACGAATCCTTGTTTTCATCCGGACACCCGGATTGCCACGGAGTATGGACTTCTTACGATTGAAGAATTGTATAAAAAGACCGCCGGTGAATCGTTCCTGGTTGGAACGGATTTAAGATTAGTCGAACAGGCCCAAGTGGTCGGCGGGAGAAGCTATGACATTCCGGGGCTGCAGATGAGAAGAGCCACGGTATTTCCGACCGGTACGAGAGAGACCCTGAAGATTTCTTTGCAGAACGGTGTGGAACTGTCTGTAACGCCTGAGCATCGTTTGTTTACCGGCTCCGGATGGAAAGAAGCCCGTGCTTTAACTGGTGAGGACCGTGTATATCTGCAGTCCGGTGAAGGCGGCTTTGCGGCTGAAGACACACTTGGTGAGGAATGGGGCTTGTTCCTGGGATGGCTGACTGGCGACGGCTGGATTAGCAGACGCGGTGAGATCGGCATGGTATTTGGTGAAGCGGACAGCGAAGCCATTCCAACACTGATGGCTGCTGCAGAGCGAATTACAGGCGTGACTGCCAAAGCGTTTGACCGGAGCAACGGAACCAAACAAGCTTATTGGTGGCGTAAAGCGTTCCGTGAGCAGCTAGAAGGGCTCGGAGTCAAGGCGGTTAGAGCCGTTGAAAAAGAAGTGCCGGCAGCTCTATATACTGCTTCGCGCACGACGGTTATAGCTTTCCTCCAGGGGCTATTCTCCGCAGATGGAACGGTATATGAACAGGATGAGATGCACCGCACGGTCAGGCTGACCTCAGCATCGAAGAAACTGCTTCAAGGCGTGCAGCTGCTGCTTCTGAATTTCGGGATCAACAGTTCGATTTACAATCTGGACAACGGTTTCTACGAGCTGATCTTAAGCGGGAACAATATTGTGGAGTTCAAAGAAAAGATCGGATTCAAGCTGATTCCCAGAAAG
Coding sequences:
- a CDS encoding LAGLIDADG family homing endonuclease — translated: MERKQRLEGLSEKIFLDRYAWKDADTNNAKVGDVVLVLTKDDPKFPTKEVGEIVERSGRTVTVKTRSGELVQSDVEKLTLNIEKTPEEMWDRLASAMASVEKTPELQEEWTGRFRSILDDWKLVPGGRIAAGAGASDELTLFNCYVIPSPKDSRGGIMQTLSEMTEIMARGGGVGINLSSLRPRRAIVRGVNGSSSGSVSWGGLFSYTTGLIEQGGSRRGALMLMINDWHPDVLDFITVKQTMGQVTNANLSVCVSNGFMKAVKEDLEWELVFPDTADPEYDELWDGDLDKWKAGGHAVIPYRTVRARDVWHTIIESAWKSAEPGVVFMEYYNQMSNSWYFNPIICTNPCFHPDTRIATEYGLLTIEELYKKTAGESFLVGTDLRLVEQAQVVGGRSYDIPGLQMRRATVFPTGTRETLKISLQNGVELSVTPEHRLFTGSGWKEARALTGEDRVYLQSGEGGFAAEDTLGEEWGLFLGWLTGDGWISRRGEIGMVFGEADSEAIPTLMAAAERITGVTAKAFDRSNGTKQAYWWRKAFREQLEGLGVKAVRAVEKEVPAALYTASRTTVIAFLQGLFSADGTVYEQDEMHRTVRLTSASKKLLQGVQLLLLNFGINSSIYNLDNGFYELILSGNNIVEFKEKIGFKLIPRKQEALERIARPSRKSEKFMSKVVGVEPGDVVTVYDITEPVTHSLIAGGVVAHNCGEQGLPGWGVCNLSAVNLSKFYDAENHDVDWAELARTTRYSVRFLDNVIDKTPYHFAENEANQKLERRVGLGTMGLAELMIKLNIRYGSPESLEFLDKLYGFMAREAYLASAEIAGEKGSFKAFDPEKYLQSGFMQNITWVYPEVGEAIRRQGMRNVTVITQAPTGSTGTMVGTSTGIEPYFAFKYFRQSRLGYDEQFVPIAQEWLNDHPGEELPDYFVTAMDLSAKDHIRAQAAIQRWVDSSISKTANCPSDFTVEETAELYEMAFDLGCKGVTIYRDGSRDVQVLETSKKEDKKDAPLTEKAAVVEEKAPAPAVTTAAAVTPAPQANVVDKQYKKRPQVLRGATYKINTPFGMAYITINDLDGIPGEIFLNVGKAGSDVFAMAEALGRVCSLFLRYGDHGEKVELLIKHLKGIGGSGAIGFGANRVESIADAVAKALESHVHSNAHDDHVAAPIAATLALEDFNEALNTELKVSLPAAAPAGAGDGGHGVHSHSAASRDLCPSCGSASLINVEGCKTCGNCGYSRCG